The following nucleotide sequence is from Enterobacteriaceae endosymbiont of Donacia provostii.
TTAAAAAAAATTTTAAATTTTCAAAAATAGTTTATTTTATATATAAAATATAATAATATTATTTTTATGGAGGCCATCCACCTTTAATTTTCCAATTATTAACTAATGCACAAAATAATTTAGCAGTGCGATCTGCATCATATAAAGCAGAATGTGCTTGATTATTATCAAATGTGATACCAATAGTATGACATGATTTTGCAAGTACAGTTTGTCCTAAGATTAATCCACACATTGATGCTGTATCAAATATTACAAAAGAATGAAATGGGTTATATTTTTCCATTTTATTTCTTTTAATAGATTCCATAACAAAACTATGATCAAAACTAGCATTATGTGCAACTATTACTGCTTTTTTACATTTATTTATTTTTAAATCATTTTTAATTTTTTTAAAAATAATTTTTAAAACTTCTACCTCACTAATAGCACCTCTTAAAGGAGTATAAATATTAATTCCATTAAAATCTAAAGCATCTTGAGAAATACTAGAACCTTTAAAGGGGATTACATGAAAATGTAAAGTTTCATTTTTTTTTAACCATCCATTATCCATTTTTAATGTAATTAAACTTATTTCTAATATAGCATTATATTTAGGATTAAATCCTGAAGTTTCAATATCTATGACAACAGGATAAAATCCTCTAAATCTAAAAGATAATAAATTTAATTTTGATAAATTATTCATTTTAATTTTTAAATAATTAAATGTATTAAATAATAATATTATGTAAATTATTAAGTTATACTTTTATATAAAAAATTACAAGTATAAAATTTTTTATATATGTTTATATATTAAAAAAATATTTATATAATTAATGAAATTATTTTCATTAAAAGTAATTTTAGTTTAATTAAAGGCGATATAAATGTTTACAAAAATAATTAAATTTAAACAAAATAATTTTTCATTTTATGTTATTTATTTATATAAAAATCAACCAGAACTTATATATAATGCAATTAAAAAAAAAATGCAGCATTCTCCTGTATTTTTTAAAAAAATATCAGTTATTGTTAATATTTATTATATAAAAAATGAAATAAATTGGGAAAAAGTTTATAATGCTATTATTTCAACAGGAATTAATATTATAGGAGTTAGTGGATGTAATAATAAAAATACTATTAAAATTATAAATAATACTGGTATACCTGTTTTATTTACTAATAATAAAGATAATAAAAAAATTCAAAATATTGATATTAACGAAAAAAAAATAAATAATAATATAATACCAAAATCTATTATTAAAACAATAAAAGAAAAAGGATCTTTATCTCTTAAGAAGGATGTTTTTTATAATAAAAGTAAAATTATTTATAATCCGATTAGATCTGGACAACAAATATATGCTTATAATAGTGATTTAATTGTTATAAATAATGTTAGTACAGGGGCTGAATTAATAGCTGATGGTAATATTCATATTTATGGTTTTATGAGGGGTAAAGCTTTATCTGGAGCTAATGGAGATAAAAATTGTCAAATTTTTTGTAATCAATTATTTGCTGAATTATTATCTATTGCTGGTGAATATTTACTTCAGGATCAAATTCCTAAAAAATTTTTAGGAAAATCATCAAGAATATATTTAAAAAATAAAACTGTAACAATAAAATCATGTAATTAATATTAAATTTATTATTAAGGAATTTTTTAATGCGTATAATTGTTGTAACTTCTGGAAAAGGTGGAGTAGGGAAAACTACTTCTAGTGCAGCTATAGCAACTGGTTTAGCTAAACATGGTAAAAAAACTGCTGTTATCGATTTTGATATTGGATTACGTAATTTAGATCTAATTATGGGTTGTGAAAGAAGAGTTGTTTATGATTTTATTAATGTTTTACAAAAAGAAGCTACTTTAAATCAAGCTTTAATAAGAGATAAAAAACACAAAAATTTATATATTTTACCTGCTTCTCAAACAAAAAATAAAGATGCACTTACATACAGTGGAGTAGAAACTATTTTAAAAAATTTAAATACTATGAATTTTGATTTTATAATATGTGATTCCCCAGCTGGAATTGAAACAGGTGCATTAACTGCGTTATATTTTGCAGATGAAGCTATTATTACCACTAATCCTGAAATTTCTTCTATTAGAGATTCTGATAGAATTTTAGGTATAATTTCATCACAGTCTAGAAGAGCAAAAAATGGAGAAGAACCTATTAAAGAATATTTATTACTTACACGTTATAATCCTATTAGAGTTGATTGTGGAGATATGTTAAGTATTGATGATATTGTTGAAATTTTAGGCATTAAAATAATAGGTGTTATTCCAGAAGATCCTTTAGTATTAAGAGCATCAAATCAAGGTAAAAGTATTATTTTACATGAAAATTCTAATGCTTCTTTAGCATATGATGATACAGTTAAACGTTTATTAGGAACTAAAATTCCTTTACGTTTTATTAAAAAAAAACAAAAGAATTTTTTGCAACGTTTATTTTGGAGATAATATGAATATTATTAATTTTTTTTTATCAAAAAAGAAAAAAACTGCTAATATTGCTAAAAAAAGATTACAGATTATTATATCTGAAGAATCAAAAAAAGGTTATATATATCCTTGTTATATAACAAAATTAAAAAAAGAAATATTAAAAGTAATTTCTAAATATACAAAAATAAATTCAAAAATGATTAATATAGAAATGGATGAAAAAAAAAAAAATATATCAACACTAGAACTAAATATAAAATTACCTAAAACAAAAAAAGATATTAAAAAAAAAATAGTAAATAAAATAATATAAAAAATTATTTATTTTAATAAAATAAATTTTTTATATAGTTTATTTTATAATATTTTTTTATTTTTTTTTTATTTAAAATAAAATTACTTATAATAGTAATAATATCTTCTGAAGAAGATATTTTCTTTTTTAGGAAAATAATTTGTAAATTTTTATTTAAATTTTTTTGAATATTATTTTTAATATGTGAATCTATGTTAGAAATTAATGCAAATTTTCCTTGTAATAAAATAATTTTTTTTAAACAATCATTATAATTTAATAAACATTCACTTTTTTTTCCTATCCATAAACCTTTATAATTTCTCTTATATATAGAAAAATATAATAAATTTTTATTACATTTTATTATAGATATAACATTTCTAATGTTAGTTATTTTCCAAGATTGTTCAGCTAAAATCATTAAATGTGATACTCCTATCTTAGGAGTATTAAAAATATAAGAAATACTTTCTATGACTGCTATACCTATTCTTAAACTAGTAAAGTTTCCTGGACCTAAATTATAACCTAATAAATTTAATTGAGATAGAGTAATATTATTCTCTTTTAAAAGATTGTTCAGTAATTTTATTATATATTTTATATGAGAACAAGGAGAATATTGAATTTTATTATAAATAATATTATTCATTTTTAATGAAATTAAACAATATTCAGTAGATGTATCAATTATTAAAATATTATTTTGCATATTAATATTAATTAAATATAAATTTATTGTTTAAAATAAAAATTATGTTATAATTTTACTGTTTAAGTAAAATTTAAAACCAGTCTTATTTAATTATAATATATTTTTCTGTAAAATAGAATGTTAAATTTTTTTATTTAATTAATTAATATTTTAAAAAATTGATATATTAAAAATATAATTATTATTTTTTTACATAAAATAAATAATAATTATAATAAGGAATAAACTCATGACAACAATAGTTAGTGTAAGGAGAAATGATAATGTAGTTATTGGTGGTGATGGACAAGCAACCTTAGGTCATATTATAATGAAAGGAAATGTAAAAAAAATTCGTAAGTTATATAATGATACAGTAATTGCTGGTTTTGCAGGTGGTACTGCAGATGCTTTTACTCTTTTTGAATTATTTGAACAAAAGTTAGAAATATATCAAGGAAATTTAATTAAATCTGCAGTTGAATTAGCAAAAGACTGGAGAACAGATCGTATTTTACGTAAATTAGAAGCATTATTAGTAATAGCAGATAAAATTACTTCTTTAATTATTACAGGTAGTGGTGATGTTATACAACCTGAAAATAATATAGTAACTATTGGTTCTGGGGGACCATATGCACAAGCTTCTGCTCGTGCTTTATTTGAAAATACAAATTTAAGTGCATATGAAATAGTAAAAAAATCTTTAAAAATAGCCGGAGATATCTGTATATATACTAATCATAATTTTACTATTGAAGAATTACCATCTAAATAAATAATCATGAGGAAAACTCTTACTATGTCTGAAATGACTCCTAAAGAAATTGTAA
It contains:
- the tsaB gene encoding tRNA (adenosine(37)-N6)-threonylcarbamoyltransferase complex dimerization subunit type 1 TsaB, with protein sequence MQNNILIIDTSTEYCLISLKMNNIIYNKIQYSPCSHIKYIIKLLNNLLKENNITLSQLNLLGYNLGPGNFTSLRIGIAVIESISYIFNTPKIGVSHLMILAEQSWKITNIRNVISIIKCNKNLLYFSIYKRNYKGLWIGKKSECLLNYNDCLKKIILLQGKFALISNIDSHIKNNIQKNLNKNLQIIFLKKKISSSEDIITIISNFILNKKKIKKYYKINYIKNLFY
- the hslV gene encoding ATP-dependent protease subunit HslV, which gives rise to MTTIVSVRRNDNVVIGGDGQATLGHIIMKGNVKKIRKLYNDTVIAGFAGGTADAFTLFELFEQKLEIYQGNLIKSAVELAKDWRTDRILRKLEALLVIADKITSLIITGSGDVIQPENNIVTIGSGGPYAQASARALFENTNLSAYEIVKKSLKIAGDICIYTNHNFTIEELPSK
- the minD gene encoding septum site-determining protein MinD, whose protein sequence is MRIIVVTSGKGGVGKTTSSAAIATGLAKHGKKTAVIDFDIGLRNLDLIMGCERRVVYDFINVLQKEATLNQALIRDKKHKNLYILPASQTKNKDALTYSGVETILKNLNTMNFDFIICDSPAGIETGALTALYFADEAIITTNPEISSIRDSDRILGIISSQSRRAKNGEEPIKEYLLLTRYNPIRVDCGDMLSIDDIVEILGIKIIGVIPEDPLVLRASNQGKSIILHENSNASLAYDDTVKRLLGTKIPLRFIKKKQKNFLQRLFWR
- the rnt gene encoding ribonuclease T, which translates into the protein MNNLSKLNLLSFRFRGFYPVVIDIETSGFNPKYNAILEISLITLKMDNGWLKKNETLHFHVIPFKGSSISQDALDFNGINIYTPLRGAISEVEVLKIIFKKIKNDLKINKCKKAVIVAHNASFDHSFVMESIKRNKMEKYNPFHSFVIFDTASMCGLILGQTVLAKSCHTIGITFDNNQAHSALYDADRTAKLFCALVNNWKIKGGWPP
- the minC gene encoding septum site-determining protein MinC, coding for MFTKIIKFKQNNFSFYVIYLYKNQPELIYNAIKKKMQHSPVFFKKISVIVNIYYIKNEINWEKVYNAIISTGINIIGVSGCNNKNTIKIINNTGIPVLFTNNKDNKKIQNIDINEKKINNNIIPKSIIKTIKEKGSLSLKKDVFYNKSKIIYNPIRSGQQIYAYNSDLIVINNVSTGAELIADGNIHIYGFMRGKALSGANGDKNCQIFCNQLFAELLSIAGEYLLQDQIPKKFLGKSSRIYLKNKTVTIKSCN
- the minE gene encoding cell division topological specificity factor MinE, translating into MNIINFFLSKKKKTANIAKKRLQIIISEESKKGYIYPCYITKLKKEILKVISKYTKINSKMINIEMDEKKKNISTLELNIKLPKTKKDIKKKIVNKII